From one Magnolia sinica isolate HGM2019 chromosome 18, MsV1, whole genome shotgun sequence genomic stretch:
- the LOC131232701 gene encoding protein SPIRAL1-like 5 yields MSLSQCCLMHNKQLQRAAMSRGGSYGGGQSSLGYLFGSDDSPSPPPRKVKKPPPVDGKAKDGKAKEMTPIVISPKSTVSNNYHRAEGQNTGNFITERPTTKVQSVPGGDSSLGYLFGDK; encoded by the exons ATGTCTCTTTCCCAATGTTGTTTGATGCATAATAAACAGCTTCAAAGGGCAGCCATGAGTAGAGGTGGGAGCTATGGTGGTGGGCAGAGTTCATTGGGCTACCTCTTTGGATCAGATGATTCGCCGAGCCCACCTCCGCGCAAGGTTAAAAAGCCTCCGCCCGTTGACGGTAAGGCCAAGGACGGTAAGGCCAAAGAGATGACTCCCATTGTCATTTCACCAAAATCAACAGTCTCCAATAACTACCATAGAGCTGAAGGCCAGAACACAGGCAACTTCATTACT gaacGTCCAACTACAAAGGTGCAATCAGTTCCAGGTGGAGACTCATCGCTGGGCTATTTGTTTGGAGACAAATGA